The following are from one region of the Polyangiaceae bacterium genome:
- a CDS encoding 3-oxoacyl-ACP synthase — protein sequence MSEYAVGIIGWGTYWPEQIQTAGEIAERSGLPVHVIADKIGVRQKRVAGPEDHCSVMAAKAGEVALRRAGVKPEEVDLVLYHGSEFKDYVVWSAATKVQALLGCSRAAAFEAYALCAGTPVALKIARGLMRDDESLRKVLLVTASREADLVSYEDPGARFMYSFGAGGGAMLLSRDDTTHQVLGSAVISDGSLSENVVMPAGGSRTPCSAETQPKDHRLTTFRLDEMGERLTEVSMPNFEAVVRKALSGTGKRPDEIAFLGAVHMKRSFHEALLSQLGLPADRAIYLEDYGHVQSVDQVLALELAAERGMLKPGDLIVLLGAGTGYTWSATAIRW from the coding sequence ATGTCAGAGTATGCAGTTGGGATCATCGGCTGGGGCACGTACTGGCCGGAGCAGATCCAGACGGCAGGTGAAATCGCCGAACGCAGCGGGCTGCCCGTGCACGTGATCGCAGACAAGATTGGCGTGCGCCAGAAGCGTGTCGCCGGTCCAGAGGATCACTGTTCGGTCATGGCGGCAAAGGCGGGCGAGGTGGCGCTAAGACGCGCCGGAGTGAAGCCTGAAGAGGTTGACTTGGTGCTCTACCACGGCAGCGAGTTCAAGGACTACGTCGTGTGGTCCGCTGCTACCAAGGTGCAGGCGTTGCTGGGGTGTTCCCGCGCGGCAGCGTTCGAAGCCTACGCGCTGTGTGCAGGGACGCCAGTTGCCTTGAAAATCGCCCGCGGCCTGATGCGCGACGATGAATCACTGCGCAAGGTTTTGCTGGTCACCGCTAGCCGCGAGGCGGATCTCGTCAGCTACGAGGACCCAGGCGCTCGATTCATGTACAGCTTTGGGGCTGGGGGTGGCGCCATGTTGTTGTCCCGCGACGACACCACACATCAGGTGCTCGGTTCTGCGGTGATCAGCGACGGCTCTCTCAGCGAGAACGTCGTAATGCCGGCTGGGGGCAGTCGCACCCCTTGCTCTGCGGAAACGCAACCGAAGGATCATCGTCTGACGACGTTTCGCTTGGACGAGATGGGGGAACGCCTGACGGAAGTCAGCATGCCGAACTTCGAAGCGGTCGTTAGGAAGGCGTTGTCGGGCACCGGCAAGCGTCCGGACGAGATCGCGTTTCTGGGGGCTGTGCACATGAAGCGCTCATTTCACGAGGCGCTACTCAGCCAGCTTGGGCTCCCCGCAGACCGCGCCATCTACCTTGAGGACTATGGACACGTGCAGTCGGTCGATCAGGTGCTGGCGCTCGAGCTTGCCGCGGAGCGCGGCATGTTGAAGCCAGGCGATCTCATCGTCTTGCTCGGCGCTGGCACCGGCTACACCTGGAGCGCGACCGCAATTCGCTGGTAG